One Eriocheir sinensis breed Jianghai 21 unplaced genomic scaffold, ASM2467909v1 Scaffold111, whole genome shotgun sequence genomic window carries:
- the LOC126989245 gene encoding tripartite motif-containing protein 65-like isoform X1 gives MAACQLSTKGDNPEECPVCLTGFDDLVQRPRTLPCGHTVCTLCSDKLKEQGRVTCPECRVTHAVPEGGQFPVSYTIEAFIRRLRDGKAAEASPPPSAGKGKGAAGSAGKKGAAGLSKKMRSFLQEQEATVVAAITACQEAQSQLDQYEATLTGWVERQQQLEDSLQGLMDQSRSSRELLQQERFRVAPKRKEAKKKEQELQTVREKLRTRATEQEALKVLATVFHLTGEVEQVLEECQQCFPDAGILTTARKVREASSAALEAAKAVQAALETVSTEEPRPQSVPEEPRPQSDPEEPRPQSDPDLTIMEKVQFILKPSLKAEDFRSLTERTRSLLQAGRVFAVHQVEGQRRHARISLEAGRPCLHALADHPPPQGASTLQVSQVVPPSPPCTVFLDLSWPGRAPRRVHIRLSPDTQRGRQFLMLCTGQRGPSYRGTRLYGVWCKGEPAECVYGGDYESNDGTGECVLLPGLEEGGEGRPWRAGDVCGWGRQGVFAITTRDDQDVWRCCVFGEVVEGLHVVAEAAQHSDITEVTVVDCGVVL, from the exons ATGGCGGCCTGTCAGTTGTCAACAAAG GGTGACAACCCCGAGGAGTGTCCAGTGTGCCTGACAGGCTTTGATGACTTAGTACAGCGGCCACGCACTCTGCCCTGTGGCCACACAGTCTGCACACTGTGCTCAGATAAGCTGAAGGAGCAGGGCCGTGTTACCTGTCCGGAGTGCCGCGTCACCCATGCCGTGCCCGAGGGCGGGCAGTTCCCTGTCAGCTATACAATTGAGGCCTTCATAAGAAGGCTGAGAGACGGCAAGGCGGCGGAGGCCTCGCCGCCACCCAGTgccgggaaggggaaaggggcagCAGGATCAGCTGGCAAGAAGGGAGCAGCGGGTCTCTCCAAGAAAATGCGTTCCTTTCTGCAGGAACAGGAGGCCACagttgtggccgccatcaccgcctgccAGGAGGCTCAGTCCCAGCTGGACCAGTATGAGGCCACCCTGACAGGCTGGGTCgagcggcagcagcagctggaGGACAGCCTCCAGGGACTGATGGACCAGAGCAGGAGTTCCAGGGAGCTCCTGCAGCAGGAAAGGTTCCGTGTGGCaccgaagaggaaggaggcgaagaagaaggagcaggagctgCAGACTGTGCGGGAGAAGTTGCGCACTCGTGCAACAGAGCAAGAGGCACTCAAAGTTTTAGCAACAGTGTTCCACCTCACCGGTGAGGTGGAGCAGGTGTTGGAGGAGTGCCAGCAGTGTTTCCCTGACGCCGGCATCCTCACCAccgccaggaag GTGAGAGAGGCATCTAGTGCAGCCCTGGAGGCCGCCAAGGCTGTCCAGGCGGCTCTGGAAACTGTTTCTACagaagaacccaggccccagtcagtcccagaagaacccaggccccagtcagacccagaagaacccaggccccagtcagacccagaccTCACCATCATGGAAAAAGTGCAGTTCATCTTAAAGCCAAGCTTGAAG GCCGAGGACTTCCGCAGTCTGACAGAGCGCACCAGGAGCCTGCTGCAGGCTGGCCGGGTGTTTGCTGTGCACCAGGTGGAAGGTCAGCGCCGACACGCAAGAATAAGCCTCGAAGCCGGCCGGCCGTGCCTCCATGCCCTGGCGGACCATCCCCCGCCACAGGGCGCGTCAACCCTGCAG GTCAGCCAGGTCgtgccgccctcccccccctgcacggTGTTCCTGGACCTGTCCTGGCCGGGCCGTGCGCCGCGCCGGGTCCACATCCGTCTGAGCCCCGACACCCAGCGGGGCCGCCAGTTCCTGATGCTGTGCACGGGGCAGCGCGGCCCCTCCTACCGCGGCACCAGGCTGTACGGGGTGTGGTGCAAGGGGGAGCCGGCAGAGTGTGTGTATGGCGGGGACTACGAGAGTAATGATGGTACGGGGGAATGTGTGCTGCTGCCTGGCcttgaggagggtggggaggggaggccaTGGCGGGCAggggatgtgtgtgggtgggggaggcaGGGTGTGTTTGCCATCACCACCAGGGACGATCAGGATGTGTGGCGTTGTTGTGTcttcggtgaggtggtggagggactgCACGTGGTGGCCGAGGCAGCCCAACACAGCGACATTacggaggtgactgtggtggactgtggcgtggtgctgtaa
- the LOC126989245 gene encoding tripartite motif-containing protein 65-like isoform X2, with amino-acid sequence MAACQLSTKGDNPEECPVCLTGFDDLVQRPRTLPCGHTVCTLCSDKLKEQGRVTCPECRVTHAVPEGGQFPVSYTIEAFIRRLRDGKAAEASPPPSAGKGKGAAGSAGKKGAAGLSKKMRSFLQEQEATVVAAITACQEAQSQLDQYEATLTGWVERQQQLEDSLQGLMDQSRSSRELLQQERFRVAPKRKEAKKKEQELQTVREKLRTRATEQEALKVLATVFHLTGEVEQVLEECQQCFPDAGILTTARKVREASSAALEAAKAVQAALETVSTEEPRPQSVPEEPRPQSDPEEPRPQSDPDLTIMEKVQFILKPSLKAEDFRSLTERTRSLLQAGRVFAVHQVEGQRRHARISLEAGRPCLHALADHPPPQGASTLQVSQVVPPSPPCTVFLDLSWPGRAPRRVHIRLSPDTQRGRQFLMLCTGQRGPSYRGTRLYGVWCKGEPAECVYGGDYESNDGTGECVLLPGLEEGGEGRPWRAGDVCGWGRQGVFAITTRDDQDVWRCCVFGEVVEGLHVVAEAAQHSDITEVTVVDCGVVL; translated from the exons ATGGCGGCCTGTCAGTTGTCAACAAAG GGTGACAACCCCGAGGAGTGTCCAGTGTGCCTGACAGGCTTTGATGACTTAGTACAGCGGCCACGCACTCTGCCCTGTGGCCACACAGTCTGCACACTGTGCTCAGATAAGCTGAAGGAGCAGGGCCGTGTTACCTGTCCGGAGTGCCGCGTCACCCATGCCGTGCCCGAGGGCGGGCAGTTCCCTGTCAGCTATACAATTGAGGCCTTCATAAGAAGGCTGAGAGACGGCAAGGCGGCGGAGGCCTCGCCGCCACCCAGTgccgggaaggggaaaggggcagCAGGATCAGCTGGCAAGAAGGGAGCAGCGGGTCTCTCCAAGAAAATGCGTTCCTTTCTGCAGGAACAGGAGGCCACagttgtggccgccatcaccgcctgccAGGAGGCTCAGTCCCAGCTGGACCAGTATGAGGCCACCCTGACAGGCTGGGTCgagcggcagcagcagctggaGGACAGCCTCCAGGGACTGATGGACCAGAGCAGGAGTTCCAGGGAGCTCCTGCAGCAGGAAAGGTTCCGTGTGGCaccgaagaggaaggaggcgaagaagaaggagcaggagctgCAGACTGTGCGGGAGAAGTTGCGCACTCGTGCAACAGAGCAAGAGGCACTCAAAGTTTTAGCAACAGTGTTCCACCTCACCGGTGAGGTGGAGCAGGTGTTGGAGGAGTGCCAGCAGTGTTTCCCTGACGCCGGCATCCTCACCAccgccaggaag GTGAGAGAGGCATCTAGTGCAGCCCTGGAGGCCGCCAAGGCTGTCCAGGCGGCTCTGGAAACTGTTTCTACagaagaacccaggccccagtcagtcccagaagaacccaggccccagtcagacccagaagaacccaggccccagtcagacccagaccTCACCATCATGGAAAAAGTGCAGTTCATCTTAAAGCCAAGCTTGAAG GCCGAGGACTTCCGCAGTCTGACAGAGCGCACCAGGAGCCTGCTGCAGGCTGGCCGGGTGTTTGCTGTGCACCAGGTGGAAGGTCAGCGCCGACACGCAAGAATAAGCCTCGAAGCCGGCCGGCCGTGCCTCCATGCCCTGGCGGACCATCCCCCGCCACAGGGCGCGTCAACCCTGCAG GTCAGCCAGGTCgtgccgccctcccccccctgcacggTGTTCCTGGACCTGTCCTGGCCGGGCCGTGCGCCGCGCCGGGTCCACATCCGTCTGAGCCCCGACACCCAGCGGGGCCGCCAGTTCCTGATGCTGTGCACGGGGCAGCGCGGCCCCTCCTACCGCGGCACCAGGCTGTACGGGGTGTGGTGCAAGGGGGAGCCGGCAGAGTGTGTGTATGGCGGGGACTACGAGAGTAATGATGGTACGGGGGAATGTGTGCTGCTGCCTGGCcttgaggagggtggggaggggaggccaTGGCGGGCAggggatgtgtgtgggtgggggaggcaGGGTGTGTTTGCCATCACCACCAGGGACGATCAGGATGTGTGGCGTTGTTGTGTcttcggtgaggtggtggagggactgCACGTGGTGGCCGAGGCAGCCCAACACAGCGACATTacggag gtgactgtggtggactgtggcgtggtgctgtaa